One genomic region from Portunus trituberculatus isolate SZX2019 chromosome 5, ASM1759143v1, whole genome shotgun sequence encodes:
- the LOC123513588 gene encoding SET domain-containing protein SmydA-8-like, which translates to MAEGGGVCAVCRKPAKQFCSSCRSVFYCSRECQKQDWKTHKTRCKPYVIQNHPVFGRHTVATRDIRAGEVILREAPVVVGPKQCSPPLCLGCHRPPDGSYCCPSCHYPLCGPQCRAAPVHKRECAVLSQAKSRLTVDRFDAPHPAYECITPLRCLLLREADPKHWEAVSQLQDHSEAVKASELHGVIQRNTVDFLRGFMRYEGASEAEIYRMCGVAVVNSFEVRHNGSRVRALYPQAAMLAHHCVPNTKHAFDANLTMILRATVAIRKGTAITATYTNTFWNTMQRRKQLKLSKCFLCSCQRCADPTELSTHFGTLMCGECGTGFVQPITPLDLLSDWVCGKCGVVVMAKTVFWGDQILHKELKGLDQSNARPFEEFLEHYKKALHPGHRFLVEAKYALVKIYGNSPEHRYRDMSREQLENKAKYCRELLQLADVLAPGQSLLRGTLLLELQAALVALARLLLSNDIITQEDSKDYMTEAVKHLKEASEILRHEPEMDEGGLDAKLKKLSEELDV; encoded by the exons ATGGCGGAGGGCGGCggggtgtgtgctgtgtgtcgGAAACCAGCCAAACAGTTCTGCTCCTCCTGCCGAAGCGTGTTCTACTGCAGCAGGGAGTGTCAGAAGCAGGACTGGAAGACACACAAGACACGATGCAAACCTTATGTCATCCAGAACCACCCCGTCTTTGGCAG acacACGGTGGCCACGAGGGACATCAGGGCGGGCGAGGTCATCCTGCGGGAGGcgccggtggtggtggggccCAAGCAATGCTCCCCCCCACTCTGCCTAGGCTGCCACCGCCCCCCCGACGGCTCCTATTGCTGCCCTTCCTGCCACTACCCTCTCTGCGGGCCCCAATGCAGAGCCGCCCCCGTGCACAAG CGAGAGTGTGCAGTGCTGTCCCAGGCCAAGAGCAGGCTGACGGTGGACAGATTCGACGCCCCACACCCCGCCTACGAGTGCATCACGCCCCTGCGCTGCCTGCTGCTGAGGGAGGCTGACCCGAAGCACTGGGAGGCCGTGAGTCAGCTCCAGGACCacagtgaggcagtgaaggcCAGCGAACTGCACGGAGTCATTCAGCGCAACACAGTAGACTTCCTCag ggggttTATGCGGTACGAGGGGGCCAGTGAAGCAGAGATCTACCGTATGTGTGGCGTGGCGGTGGTGAACAGCTTCGAAGTGCGACACAACGGGAGCAGAGTAAGAGCACTGTATCCACAAGCCGCTATGCTCGCCCACCACTGCGTCCCCAACACCAAGCACGCCTTCGATGCTAACCTGACCATGATCCTTCGCGCCACGGTGGCCATCAGGAAGGGCACCGCCATCACTGCCACCTACACCAACACCTTCTGGAACACCATGCAGCGACGGAAGCAACtcaag CTCAGTAAGTGCTTCCTGTGTTCGTGCCAGCGCTGTGCCGACCCTACCGAGCTCAGCACCCACTTTGGCACTCTAATGTGTGGGGAGTGTGGGACAGGCTTCGTTCAGCCCATCACACCCCTGGACCTGCTCTCTGACTGGGTGTGTGgcaagtgtggtgtggtggtgatggccaaaacg GTGTTCTGGGGCGACCAAATCTTGCACAAGGAACTGAAGGGGCTGGACCAGAGCAACGCGAGGCCCTTTGAGGAGTTCTTAGAGCACTACAAGAAGGCGCTACACCCCGGCCACCGCTTCCTGGTCGAGGCAAAATACGCACTGGTCAAAATTTACGGAAACTCGCCCGAACATCGCtatagag ACATGAGCCGGGAGCAGCTGGAGAACAAGGCCAAGTACTGCCGGGAGCTGCTGCAGCTGGCGGATGTGTTAGCGCCGGGCCAGTCCCTGTTGCGGGGCACTCTGCTGCTGGAGCTGCAGGCCGCCCTGGTGGCCCTCGCCAGGCTGCTGCTCTCCAACGATATCATCACACAGGAAGACTCCAAG gactATATGACGGAGGCGGTGAAGCATCTGAAGGAGGCGTCGGAGATCCTGCGACACGAGCCGGAGATGGACGAGGGAGGGCTGGACGCTAAACTCAAGAAACTGTCTGAGGAGCTGGATGTgtga
- the LOC123513551 gene encoding LOW QUALITY PROTEIN: SET domain-containing protein SmydA-8-like (The sequence of the model RefSeq protein was modified relative to this genomic sequence to represent the inferred CDS: deleted 2 bases in 1 codon): MDGGACGWCGEEAETKCTGCRQVFYCSKACQKQGWERHKEACRPFTVTKRKAVGRLLVACRDLAVGEEILSEVPLVLGPRQDTDPQEAERVCLGCYRRISGEYKCSQCSWPLCGMKCESSPDHQPECSITRAARVTIGHHCDQEAPNYPCDLVMTLRCLVEAGRDGAWGQRWRTCTARLNTTRLQASTQQEQQDQLQLEQEHTQQMQDVIKMLREAFKLDTFPDINASDASLMTILRLVKLNQVPTKMPYAEVIGLYPMASLVSHSCMPNTKTLWKDGKLTVLASDPIAKGDPITGLYTDILWGTRARRDHLRLTRLYHCSCRRCADPTELDTNFSALVCRRCKKNVLPSNPLDDVAPWLCRGCGMEVSVKDAVSLSLSLGGTVEQALANPTIDSLEALQKEWLEKVHPNHYHLHAVKHSLLQLYGRTQEKAHTIDKDDIHWQEVDKKETACKEFLTVCSRLDPSTAHTAHYVGLTFYEYNKTILQNALRSFAFKRISRQQLKKRMLLSKALLKKTMEIFRDEAPDTPESQLCHTCEEEVIQIGKWMLCVELV; this comes from the exons ATGGACGGGGGGGCGTGTGGGTGGTGCGGCGAGGAGGCTGAGACCAAGTGTACTGGCTGCAGGCAAGTGTTCTACTGCAGCAAGGCGTGTCAGAAGCAAGGATGGGAGAGACACAAGGAAGCATGCAGGCCATTCACG GTCACCAAGAGGAAGGCAGTGGGGCGGCTGCTGGTGGCGTGCCGGGACCTGGCGGTGGGGGAGGAGATCCTGAGTGAGGTGCCACTGGTGTTGGGCCCCCGGCAGGATACAGACCCC CAGGAAGCAGAGCGTGTGTGTCTGGGATGCTACAGAAGGATCTCGGGGGAATacaa ATGTTCGCAGTGTTCCTGGCCTTTGTGTGGGATGAAGTGTGAGTCCAGCCCGGATCACCAGCCAGAATGCAGCATCACCAGGGCAGCCAGGGTCACCATTGGTCACCACTGTGACCAGGAGGCACCAAACTACCCCTGCGACTTGGTGATGACTCTCAG gtGTCTAGTGGAGgcagggcgggacggggcgtGGGGGCAGCGCTGGAGAACCTGCACCGCTCGCCTCAACACCACCCGCTTACAGGCGTCCACacagcaggaacagcaggaCCAACTACAGCTGGAGCAGGAGCACACACAGCAGATGCAGGATGTGATCAAAATGCTCCGGGAGGCCTTCAAACTGGACACTTTCCCGGACATCAATGCCTCGGACGCCTCATTGATGACT ATCTTAAGGCTGGTGAAGCTAAACCAGGTGCCCACAAAGATGCCCTATGCTGAGGTGATAGGACTGTACCCCATGGCCTCCCTCGTCAGCCACTCCTGTATGCCCAACACCAAGACACTGTGGAAG GATGGAAAACTGACAGTGCTGGCTTCAGACCCTATAGCAAAGGGCGACCCCATCACAGGCCTCTACACGGACATCCTTTGGGGCACTCGGGCGCGCAGGGACCACCTCAGACTCACCCGGCTCTACCACTGCTCCTGCCGCCGCTGTGCTGACCCCACTGAGCTAGACACTAATTTCTCAGCGTTGGTTTGTCGCCGgtgtaaaaaaaatgtcctaCCATCCAATCCACTTGATGATGTGGCGCCCTGGCTGTGTCGCGGCTGTGGCAtggag GTCAGTGTGAAGGATGCAGTGTCCCTCAGTCTGTCCCTGGGAGGCACAGTGGAGCAGGCGCTGGCTAACCCAACCATCGACAGCTTAGAGGCCCTGCAGAAGGAGTGGCTGGAGAAGGTGCACcccaaccactaccacctgcATGCTGTCAAACACTCCCTCCTGCAGCTGTACGGCCGGACGCAGGAGAAGGCACACACCATTGACAAGGACGACATACACTGGCAG gaggtggACAAGAAGGAGACAGCATGCAAAGAGTTCTTGACAGTGTGTTCCCGGTTGGACCCATCCACGGCCCACACAGCTCACTACGTTGGCCTTACTTTCTACGAGTACAACAAGACCATACTGCAAAATGCCCTGAGGAGCTTTGCCTTCAAGCGCATCTCCCGCCAGCAGCTCAAGAAACGCATGCTTCTCTCCAAGGCACTGCTGAAAAAGACCATGGAGATATTCCGAGATGAGGCACCAGACACGCCAGAGAGCCAACTGTGCCACACTTGTGAGGAGGAGGTCATACAGATTGGCAAGTGGATGTTGTGTGTAGAGCTGGtgtag
- the LOC123513560 gene encoding SET domain-containing protein SmydA-8-like isoform X1, with protein MEGGGEDGQEAEVGMCANCGFLAKLRCSNCRQAFYCKRECQREHWKQGHKDQCQPFQVLHSPELGRYMVASRDLKAGDIILREDPIVVGPKQVTEPVCLGCYKRVDGSYRCERCGWPMCGPQCCSVADHQPECVVGQEIGSPIDIQNFDETNHFYEVIFAMRCLALKKRSPRRYEQLLALESHYEDRLGTHVHEQNQKRIVNFLRNYFFLQEFSEEEIDSSERTIHTVTGIMDVNSLEIRLGETEILGLFPTFAMMEHSCTPNTRHSFTEERRVVLRAAVDIRRGEHLSTMYTHILWGTAARRDHLKHSKYFMCTCCRCADPTELGTHFSALRCQSCTNGFLLSAAPLDELADWICASCSATLSSEEVSDANLQLGEELEAALANPELRRLEELVNHHGRITVHPNHFHLFAARHTLLQMYGRDPSAATPEHMRRKERLCQDFLKVCTALDPGMARLGPYAGVALYEYHLAVLARARGDPDAPQKETAALRKDIETAKALLQQCIRVLQDEPLDQPEGKLCAMAKANLAELRQWEATIAAP; from the exons aTGGAGGGTGGCGGCGAGGACGGACAGGAGGCAGAGGTGGGAATGTGTGCAAACTGCGGCTTTCTGGCTAAACTTCGCTGCTCTAACTGCAGACAAGCCTTCTACTGCAAGAGAGAGTGCCAGAGGGAGCACTGGAAGCAGGGCCACAAAGATCAGTGCCAGCCATTCCAG GTACTCCACTCTCCAGAGCTTGGAAGGTACATGGTGGCTTCGCGCGACCTGAAGGCTGGCGACATAATCTTACGCGAGGACCCGATAGTGGTGGGGCCGAAACAGGTGACAGAGCCGGTGTGTCTTGGCTGTTACAAGAGAGTCGACGGCTCCTACAG GTGTGAGCGGTGCGGGTGGCCGATGTGCGGGCCGCAGTGCTGCAGCGTGGCGGACCACCAGCCGGAGTGCGTGGTGGGACAGGAGATCGGCTCACCCATCGACATACAGAACTTTGACGAGACAAACCACTTCTATGAGGTCATCTTTGccatgag GTGCCTTGCCCTGAAGAAGCGGTCGCCGCGGCGGTACGAGCAGCTGCTGGCGCTGGAGAGTCATTACGAGGACCGCTTGGGCACACACGTGCACGAGCAGAACCAGAAGCGCATCGTGAACTTCCTGCGGAACTATTTCTTCCTGCAGGAGTTCTCTGAGGAGGAGATTGACAGCTCAGAGCGCACCATCCACACGGTGACCGGCATCATGGACGTGAACTCCCTGGAGATCCGCCTGGGGGAGACTGAGATCCTGGGTCTGTTCCCGACCTTCGCCATGATGGAGCACTCCTGCACGCCCAACACGCGCCACTCCTTCACCGAGGAGCGCCGCGTGGTGCTGCGCGCCGCCGTGGACATCCGCCGCGGCGAGCACCTCAGCACCATGTACACGCACATCCTGTGGGGCACGGCGGCGCGGCGTGACCACCTCAAGCACAGCAAGTACTTCATGTGCACGTGCTGCCGCTGTGCAGATCCCACCGAACTGGGCACGCACTTCTCAGCGCTGCGCTGCCAGAGCTGCACCAACGGCTTCCTCCTGTCCGCCGCGCCCCTCGATGAGTTGGCCGACTGGATCTGCGCCTCGTGTAGCGCCACGCTGTCCTCGGAGGAGGTGAGCGACGCTAACCTGCAGCTGGGCGAGGAGTTGGAGGCGGCGCTGGCAAACCCCGAGCTGCGGCGCCTGGAGGAGCTGGTGAACCACCACGGCCGCATCACGGTTCACCCCAACCACTTCCACTTGTTCGCCGCCAGACACACGCTGCTGCAGATGTACGGCCGCGACCCCTCCGCCGCGACGCCAGAGCACATGCGGCGCAAGGAGCGGCTATGCCAAGACTTCCTCAAGGTGTGCACGGCGCTCGACCCAGGCATGGCGCGCCTCGGTCCCTACGCTGGCGTGGCGCTCTACGAGTACCACCTCGCAGTGCTGGCGCGCGCTCGCGGCGACCCCGACGCCCCGCAGAAGGAGACCGCCGCGCTGCGGAAGGACATCGAGACAGCCAAGGCGCTGCTGCAGCAGTGCATCAGAGTGCTGCAGGACGAGCCGCTGGACCAACCAGAGGGAAAGTTGTGCGCCATGGCCAAGGCAAACCTGGCGGAGCTACGACAGTGGGAGGCCACCATAGCGGCGCCATAA
- the LOC123513560 gene encoding SET domain-containing protein SmydA-8-like isoform X2 → MKTGNEERQNAKEERKKEEEEEEEEEKRRREEKKKTWDYLPELRRRAFSMEGGGEDGQEAEVGMCANCGFLAKLRCSNCRQAFYCKRECQREHWKQGHKDQCQPFQVLHSPELGRYMVASRDLKAGDIILREDPIVVGPKQVTEPVCLGCYKRVDGSYRCERCGWPMCGPQCCSVADHQPECVVGQEIGSPIDIQNFDETNHFYEVIFAMRCLALKKRSPRRYEQLLALESHYEDRLGTHVHEQNQKRIVNFLRNYFFLQEFSEEEIDSSERTIHTVTGIMDVNSLEIRLGETEILGLFPTFAMMEHSCTPNTRHSFTEERRVVLRAAVDIRRGEHLSTMYTHILWGTAARRDHLKHSKYFMCTCCRCADPTELGTHFSALRCQSCTNGFLLSAAPLDELADWICASCSATLSSEEVSDANLQLGEELEAALANPELRRLEELVNHHGRITVHPNHFHLFAARHTLLQMYGRDPSAATPEHMRRKERLCQDFLKVCTALDPGMARLGPYAGVALYEYHLAVLARARGDPDAPQKETAALRKDIETAKALLQQCIRVLQDEPLDQPEGKLCAMAKANLAELRQWEATIAAP, encoded by the exons atgaagacaggaaatgaagagagacaaaatgccaaagaagaaaggaagaaggaagaggaagaggaggaggaggaggagaagaggaggagggaggagaagaagaagacttggGATTATCTTCCTGAACTACGCCGCAGAGCTTtcag caTGGAGGGTGGCGGCGAGGACGGACAGGAGGCAGAGGTGGGAATGTGTGCAAACTGCGGCTTTCTGGCTAAACTTCGCTGCTCTAACTGCAGACAAGCCTTCTACTGCAAGAGAGAGTGCCAGAGGGAGCACTGGAAGCAGGGCCACAAAGATCAGTGCCAGCCATTCCAG GTACTCCACTCTCCAGAGCTTGGAAGGTACATGGTGGCTTCGCGCGACCTGAAGGCTGGCGACATAATCTTACGCGAGGACCCGATAGTGGTGGGGCCGAAACAGGTGACAGAGCCGGTGTGTCTTGGCTGTTACAAGAGAGTCGACGGCTCCTACAG GTGTGAGCGGTGCGGGTGGCCGATGTGCGGGCCGCAGTGCTGCAGCGTGGCGGACCACCAGCCGGAGTGCGTGGTGGGACAGGAGATCGGCTCACCCATCGACATACAGAACTTTGACGAGACAAACCACTTCTATGAGGTCATCTTTGccatgag GTGCCTTGCCCTGAAGAAGCGGTCGCCGCGGCGGTACGAGCAGCTGCTGGCGCTGGAGAGTCATTACGAGGACCGCTTGGGCACACACGTGCACGAGCAGAACCAGAAGCGCATCGTGAACTTCCTGCGGAACTATTTCTTCCTGCAGGAGTTCTCTGAGGAGGAGATTGACAGCTCAGAGCGCACCATCCACACGGTGACCGGCATCATGGACGTGAACTCCCTGGAGATCCGCCTGGGGGAGACTGAGATCCTGGGTCTGTTCCCGACCTTCGCCATGATGGAGCACTCCTGCACGCCCAACACGCGCCACTCCTTCACCGAGGAGCGCCGCGTGGTGCTGCGCGCCGCCGTGGACATCCGCCGCGGCGAGCACCTCAGCACCATGTACACGCACATCCTGTGGGGCACGGCGGCGCGGCGTGACCACCTCAAGCACAGCAAGTACTTCATGTGCACGTGCTGCCGCTGTGCAGATCCCACCGAACTGGGCACGCACTTCTCAGCGCTGCGCTGCCAGAGCTGCACCAACGGCTTCCTCCTGTCCGCCGCGCCCCTCGATGAGTTGGCCGACTGGATCTGCGCCTCGTGTAGCGCCACGCTGTCCTCGGAGGAGGTGAGCGACGCTAACCTGCAGCTGGGCGAGGAGTTGGAGGCGGCGCTGGCAAACCCCGAGCTGCGGCGCCTGGAGGAGCTGGTGAACCACCACGGCCGCATCACGGTTCACCCCAACCACTTCCACTTGTTCGCCGCCAGACACACGCTGCTGCAGATGTACGGCCGCGACCCCTCCGCCGCGACGCCAGAGCACATGCGGCGCAAGGAGCGGCTATGCCAAGACTTCCTCAAGGTGTGCACGGCGCTCGACCCAGGCATGGCGCGCCTCGGTCCCTACGCTGGCGTGGCGCTCTACGAGTACCACCTCGCAGTGCTGGCGCGCGCTCGCGGCGACCCCGACGCCCCGCAGAAGGAGACCGCCGCGCTGCGGAAGGACATCGAGACAGCCAAGGCGCTGCTGCAGCAGTGCATCAGAGTGCTGCAGGACGAGCCGCTGGACCAACCAGAGGGAAAGTTGTGCGCCATGGCCAAGGCAAACCTGGCGGAGCTACGACAGTGGGAGGCCACCATAGCGGCGCCATAA